From Camelina sativa cultivar DH55 chromosome 20, Cs, whole genome shotgun sequence, the proteins below share one genomic window:
- the LOC104770848 gene encoding uncharacterized protein LOC104770848 yields the protein MKLLLIFSQLQLLYWGALIRSKAVYGIPQLKTESASSAKTSMMLRTRLKEEKGKKKEKMMKLKNQREKNLITNNSKLFRLLMLIRSKLVLLHLFLVVFLGQITQTKQETFHWH from the exons ATGAAGCTATTGTTGATTTTCTCTCAATTACAGCTATTATACTGGGGCGCATTGATCAG ATCAAAAGCTGTCTACGGAATACCCCAGCTGAAGACAGAAAGTGCATCATCTGCCAA GACGAGTATGATGTTAAGGACGAG GCTGAAGGAagagaagggaaagaagaaggagaagatgatgaagttgaagaatcAGAGGGAGAAGAATCTGATTACAAATAACTCAAAGTTGTTCAGGTTGTTGATGCTAATCCGATCAAAGTTGGTTCTCCTCCACCTCTTTCTGGTGGTCTTT CTGGGACAGATAACTCAGACCAAACAAGAGACTTTTCATTGGCATTGA
- the LOC104770850 gene encoding ribosome-binding factor PSRP1, chloroplastic-like produces MATLLGFSQTKFHNCPVSISTPTCSSSSNVVSMVGSSRTDSKKLRSDFLGHMGYDDRKQVKISSCKSSLAVKMSWDGPLASVKLIIQGKNLELSEPIKQHVEEKVGKSVQKHSHLVREVDVRLSVRGGEFGKGPRIRRCEVTLFTKKHGVVRAEEDAETVYACIDLVSTIIQRKLRKIKEKDSDHGRHMKGFNRLKVREPVIEPVVDDVEDSTDSSVGEEEDDLIKEIVRTKTFEMPPLTVSEAVEQLELVAHDFYGFQNEETGEINIVYKRKEGGYGLIIPKKDGKAEKVEPLPTEQLNEHSFAE; encoded by the exons aTGGCGACACTCTTAGGTTTCTCTCAAACTAAGTTTCACAACTGCCCCGTCTCCATCTCTACGCCAACGtgctcatcttcttccaatGTGGTCTCAATGGTTGGCTCGAGCCGGACTGATTCGAAAAAGCTCCGGTCAGATTTCCTCGGCCATATGGGTTACGATGATCGGAAACAAGTAAAAATCAGTTCCTGTAAAAGCTCATTAGCAGTGAAAATGTCGTGGGACGGTCCTCTCGCTTCCGTCAAGTTGATCATCCAAGGCAAAAACCTCGAG TTATCAGAGCCAATCAAGCAGCATGTTGAGGAGAAAGTAGGGAAATCTGTTCAGAAACACAGTCATCTCGTCAGAGAAGTTGATGTTAGACTCTCTGTTCGGGGCGGAGAGTTTGGGAAAGGACCTAGGATCCGTAGATGCGAG GTGACACTGTTTACAAAGAAGCATGGTGTTGTGCGTGCTGAGGAAGATGCTGAGACGGTGTACGCTTGTATCGACTTGGTATCAACGATAATACAGAGGAAGCTGAGGAAGATCAAGGAGAAGGACTCTGACCATGGAAGGCACATGAAAGGTTTCAACAGATTGAAGGTAAGAGAACCAGTGATTGAGCCGGTTGTGGATGATGTTGAGGACAGTACTGACTCGAGcgtaggagaagaagaggatgatttAATCAAGGAG ATTGTCCGTACCAAGACTTTTGAGATGCCACCATTGACTGTCTCTGAGGCTGTTGAGCAGCTGGAATTAGTCGCGCATGACTTCTATGGCTTCCAAAACGAAGAAACTG GTGAGATCAACATAGTGtacaagagaaaagaaggagGGTACGGTCTGATTATCCCAAAGAAAGACGGGAAGGCGGAAAAGGTTGAGCCGCTTCCAACAGAGCAATTGAATGAACACTCTTTCGCAGAGTAG
- the LOC104770849 gene encoding uncharacterized protein LOC104770849: MLSSITDDKPVASTWLTRLRLNRGLTTTEDDDASGNPLTLDDFLRRNHHTEITGTSSASDSPPSAPIRSDPELAESPSEDPNPGEWYGVMTDVLSELFNFDGGGGSSKSSTIQGKKKKLPRKQSNPRHCSLETPEEDVVVPLANHQKITDANCVPSVREFATSSSRSSYNKKPPAKEIKERRRSVVAEEEVEGVEEEEEEKGEKDLVGFSRSEVTVIDTSFKVWKSEKLVFRRRNVWKVRDKKGKSKVVSKTKKMMMKKKKKKKKMKKKKRKCDDDDDGEIAKKSKKMKSSSSVPDNHLHRSVEEIYDEPESSNASRRLPSKPRKEGSFGILHTSKKNSEAEARGYRSLA; encoded by the exons ATGCTCAGCTCCATCACCGACGACAAGCCCGTCGCTTCAACTTGGCTCACCCGTCTCCGTTTAAACAGAGGACTAACCACCACCGAAGATGACGATGCTTCCGGTAATCCACTTACACTCGACGACTTCCTCCGCCGCAACCACCACACCGAAATCACCGGCACTAGTTCCGCCTCCGATTCACCTCCATCTGCTCCAATTCGTTCAGATCCAGAATTAGCTGAGAGTCCATCGGAAGATCCAAATCCCGGAGAATGGTACGGAGTGATGACCGATGTTCTCTCCGAGCTATTCAATTTCGACGGCGGTGGCGGCTCATCTAAATCCTCCACGAttcaagggaagaagaagaagctaccTCGGAAACAATCAAACCCTAGGCATTGCTCTTTAGAGACTCCAGAAGAAGACGTTGTTGTTCCTTTGGCAAATCATCAGAAGATCACAGACGCGAATTGCGTCCCTAGCGTTCGTGAATTCGCGACTTCGTCGTCGCGTAGCTCATACAACAAGAAACCTCCGGCGAAAGAGATTAAGGAAAGGAGAAGAAGCGTTGTGGCGGAGGAGGAAGTTGAGGGagtggaagaggaagaagaagagaaaggagagaaggaTTTAGTTGGGTTCTCGAGGAGTGAAGTGACGGTGATTGATACGAGCTTTAAGGTTTGGAAATCTGAGAAACTTGTGTTCAGGAGGAGGAATGTGTGGAAAGTGAGGGACAAGAAAGGTAAATCAAAGGTCGTTTCCAAGActaagaagatgatgatgaagaagaagaagaagaagaagaagatgaagaagaaaaagaggaaatgtgatgatgatgatgatggtgagattgctaagaaaagcaagaagatgaagagttcATCATCAGTTCCAGACAAT CATCTGCACCGTAGCGTCGAGGAGATATATGATGAACCAGAAAGCAGTAATGCCAGCCGACG GTTGCCCTCTAAGCCTAGAAAAGAAGGTTCTTTTGGTATACTACATACAAGCAAGAAGAATAGTGAAGCAGAGGCTCGAGGTTATCGGTCCTTGGCCTAA